In the genome of Porphyrobacter sp. ULC335, one region contains:
- a CDS encoding superoxide dismutase has translation MKRAFALPLALAACAAIAVPLANTALAQTAATTPAPAAFTLAPLPYAPEALEPVIDAETMRIHHGKHHQAYVDNLNKAVAADPALAGMGLEELVARAGTLPAAIRNNAGGHWNHTFFWETMAPVAQVGAMSPALEAAITAQFGSVDKFKAAFKAAGTARFGSGWVWLIVGADGKLAITSTPNQDNPLMDVAEVKGTPVLGNDVWEHAYYLKHQNRRADYLDGWWQVVDWGKVSARYAAATGG, from the coding sequence ATGAAGCGTGCCTTCGCCCTGCCCCTCGCGCTTGCCGCCTGCGCTGCTATCGCCGTACCGCTCGCCAACACGGCGCTTGCCCAGACGGCGGCAACGACTCCGGCCCCTGCCGCCTTCACCCTCGCCCCGCTGCCCTATGCGCCCGAAGCGCTCGAACCGGTGATCGATGCCGAAACGATGCGCATCCACCACGGCAAGCACCATCAGGCCTATGTCGACAACTTGAACAAGGCGGTCGCTGCCGATCCGGCGCTGGCCGGAATGGGGCTTGAGGAACTTGTCGCGCGCGCGGGCACGCTGCCTGCTGCAATCCGCAACAATGCGGGCGGACACTGGAACCACACCTTCTTCTGGGAAACGATGGCGCCAGTTGCCCAGGTGGGCGCGATGTCGCCGGCGCTGGAGGCCGCGATCACCGCGCAGTTCGGCTCGGTCGACAAGTTCAAGGCCGCGTTCAAGGCGGCTGGCACCGCCCGCTTCGGATCAGGCTGGGTGTGGCTGATCGTCGGCGCGGACGGCAAGCTGGCGATCACCTCGACCCCCAATCAGGACAATCCGCTGATGGATGTTGCCGAGGTCAAGGGCACCCCCGTGCTCGGCAATGACGTGTGGGAACACGCCTATTACCTCAAGCACCAGAACCGCCGCGCGGATTACCTCGACGGGTGGTGGCAGGTGGTCGATTGGGGCAAGGTTTCGGCCCGTTATGCCGCCGCGACGGGCGGTTAG
- a CDS encoding threonine synthase has protein sequence MTSPREYFVTHLECGLTGTRYEAGRVQGLSEAGRPLLVRYDLEALRGAVSRETFASRPASLWKWRELLPLADFSNRLELGEEATPILPLTRTAARLGARSVLVKDEGRLPTGSFKARGLVMALSMAKELGITKIAMPTNGNAGAAAAAYAAAAGIEAVIFAPEETPEINIREIAAYGARVYRVNGQIDDCGKLVAAGKETQGWFDLSTLKEPYRIEGKKTMGLELVEQFGWRVPDVIFYPTGGGTGLIGMWKAFAELEAIGLIGPERPRMVAVQAEGCAPMVRAFENGERHAVRWDDPATVAAGIRVPQAVGDFLILDAVRESGGFAIAVPDSAIEEAVSAVARDDGTLLCPEGGATLAAYEKALRTGLVSTDEEVLLFNCATGLKYPLADQSRRLDRHQPIDWASL, from the coding sequence ATGACCAGCCCCCGCGAATATTTCGTCACCCATCTCGAATGCGGCCTGACCGGCACCCGCTATGAAGCAGGCCGGGTGCAAGGCCTGTCGGAGGCCGGTCGCCCGCTGCTGGTGCGTTATGATCTGGAGGCACTGCGCGGCGCGGTGTCGCGCGAGACCTTCGCATCGCGCCCGGCGTCCCTGTGGAAGTGGCGCGAATTGCTGCCGCTCGCGGATTTTTCCAACCGCCTTGAGCTGGGCGAGGAGGCGACCCCGATCCTGCCGCTCACCCGCACCGCGGCGCGGCTGGGTGCGCGCTCGGTACTGGTCAAGGACGAAGGCCGCCTGCCCACCGGCTCGTTCAAGGCGCGAGGGTTAGTGATGGCGCTGTCGATGGCGAAGGAACTCGGCATTACCAAGATCGCCATGCCGACCAACGGCAACGCGGGCGCGGCAGCAGCGGCCTATGCCGCGGCGGCGGGGATCGAGGCGGTCATCTTCGCGCCCGAGGAAACGCCCGAGATCAACATCCGCGAAATCGCCGCCTATGGCGCGCGGGTTTACCGGGTCAACGGCCAGATCGACGACTGCGGCAAACTGGTCGCTGCGGGCAAGGAGACGCAGGGCTGGTTCGATCTGTCGACGCTCAAGGAACCCTACCGGATCGAGGGCAAGAAGACGATGGGGCTGGAGCTGGTCGAACAGTTCGGCTGGCGGGTGCCCGACGTGATCTTCTACCCCACCGGCGGCGGGACGGGCCTGATCGGCATGTGGAAGGCCTTTGCCGAGCTTGAAGCCATCGGCCTGATCGGTCCGGAACGCCCGCGCATGGTGGCGGTGCAGGCCGAAGGCTGCGCGCCGATGGTCCGCGCCTTCGAAAACGGCGAACGCCACGCAGTGCGCTGGGACGATCCGGCGACGGTCGCCGCCGGGATCCGCGTGCCGCAGGCTGTCGGCGATTTCCTGATCCTTGATGCGGTGCGCGAAAGCGGCGGCTTTGCGATTGCCGTCCCCGATTCCGCAATCGAAGAGGCCGTGTCCGCGGTCGCCCGCGATGACGGCACCCTGCTCTGCCCCGAAGGCGGCGCAACGCTGGCGGCCTATGAAAAGGCTTTGCGCACAGGGCTGGTCAGCACCGACGAGGAGGTGCTGCTGTTCAACTGTGCGACGGGCCTCAAATACCCGCTCGCCGACCAGTCGCGCCGTCTCGACCGCCATCAGCCGATTGACTGGGCGTCGCTCTGA
- the gntA gene encoding guanitoxin biosynthesis heme-dependent pre-guanitoxin N-hydroxylase GntA — MPAGRALPQPVQERLQAGLLDLIEEQDFPCVGAKAALAQDGLRIETAATITSPADDLRLHDMIAQWSAMHRREVTFRSLAVVFAAPLDLDEAGFEAALWERLSALTAIDRAQGFDPAEGFSTDPRNPDFALSFGGRAYFAVGLHPQASRRARQAPMPTIVFNLHDQFAQLRTSQRYERMREVILTRDAEFDGTPNPMIARHGDQSEARQYSGRAVGSDWVCPFAPSEGQP; from the coding sequence GTGCCTGCTGGCCGCGCCCTGCCACAGCCTGTGCAAGAGCGTCTGCAAGCAGGCCTGCTTGACCTGATCGAGGAGCAGGATTTCCCCTGTGTGGGGGCGAAGGCAGCGCTCGCGCAGGATGGACTGCGGATCGAAACCGCAGCCACGATCACCAGCCCGGCTGACGATCTTCGCCTGCATGACATGATCGCTCAGTGGAGCGCTATGCATCGCCGCGAAGTCACTTTCCGCAGTCTCGCGGTGGTGTTTGCCGCGCCGCTCGATCTTGATGAGGCGGGCTTCGAGGCGGCCTTGTGGGAGCGGCTGTCCGCGCTCACGGCGATCGACCGCGCGCAAGGCTTCGACCCGGCGGAAGGATTCAGCACAGATCCGCGCAATCCCGATTTCGCCCTCAGCTTCGGCGGGCGCGCCTATTTCGCCGTGGGGCTCCACCCGCAAGCCTCGCGCCGTGCGCGGCAGGCGCCCATGCCGACCATCGTGTTCAACCTTCACGACCAGTTCGCGCAGCTTCGGACCTCGCAGCGTTACGAGCGGATGCGCGAGGTGATCCTGACCCGCGATGCCGAGTTCGATGGCACCCCCAATCCGATGATCGCCCGCCACGGCGATCAGAGCGAGGCGCGCCAGTATAGCGGTCGCGCAGTCGGGAGCGACTGGGTGTGCCCTTTCGCACCGTCCGAGGGCCAGCCATGA
- a CDS encoding L,D-transpeptidase family protein, which yields MHLKFMSAALPLCLLALGGCDAGTSPGSEPAPRAAAEGDGGADAMASRDPAPGQKATNGSPEDKARPLMQAQVVMERLGFGPGIIDGKAGLSFTNALEGFQESRDLPVTGELDPATREALAQWDNIPATRMVTIPASWGETPFTALPKGMAEQAKMTRLGYEGMAEKLAERFHTSPGVLAELNPGVARYTPGQQLRVPNVGADAIDATQVENKDWLATLHSLGVGTDQPDVARIVVDESEGWLKAYDDDDKLVAMFTVTTGSQYDPLPIGDWKVKGVAYNPPFAFDPELFWDVPDSAEKQRLPPGPNGPVGVVWIDLTKDHYGIHGTPVPETIGRTESHGCVRLTNWDAARLAEMVSGSTKVEFRK from the coding sequence ATGCACCTGAAGTTTATGTCCGCCGCGCTCCCGCTGTGTCTGTTGGCGCTGGGTGGCTGCGATGCCGGCACGTCACCCGGCTCGGAACCCGCACCGCGCGCGGCGGCGGAAGGTGACGGCGGGGCCGATGCCATGGCGTCGCGCGATCCTGCTCCCGGTCAGAAGGCGACGAACGGCAGCCCCGAAGATAAGGCGCGCCCGCTGATGCAGGCGCAGGTCGTGATGGAGCGGCTGGGCTTCGGCCCCGGCATCATCGACGGCAAGGCGGGCCTGTCCTTCACCAACGCGCTCGAGGGGTTTCAGGAATCGCGCGACCTGCCCGTGACCGGAGAGCTTGACCCGGCAACCCGTGAGGCGCTGGCGCAATGGGACAATATTCCGGCGACCCGCATGGTGACGATCCCGGCGTCCTGGGGCGAAACGCCGTTCACCGCCCTGCCCAAAGGCATGGCCGAGCAGGCGAAGATGACCCGGCTCGGCTACGAAGGCATGGCCGAGAAGCTGGCCGAGCGCTTCCATACCTCGCCGGGAGTGCTGGCGGAGCTCAACCCCGGCGTGGCGCGCTACACACCGGGACAGCAGCTTCGCGTCCCCAATGTCGGGGCCGACGCGATTGATGCCACGCAGGTCGAGAACAAGGACTGGCTCGCCACGCTGCACTCGCTCGGCGTCGGCACGGACCAGCCCGATGTGGCGCGGATCGTGGTCGACGAGTCCGAAGGCTGGCTGAAGGCCTATGACGATGACGACAAGCTGGTGGCGATGTTCACCGTCACCACCGGATCGCAGTATGACCCGCTGCCGATTGGCGACTGGAAGGTGAAAGGCGTCGCATATAACCCGCCCTTCGCCTTCGATCCCGAACTGTTCTGGGACGTGCCTGACAGCGCGGAAAAACAACGCCTGCCGCCGGGGCCGAATGGCCCGGTCGGCGTGGTATGGATCGACCTGACCAAGGACCATTACGGCATCCACGGTACCCCCGTGCCCGAGACCATCGGCCGCACCGAGAGCCACGGCTGCGTCAGGCTGACCAACTGGGATGCCGCGCGGCTCGCCGAAATGGTCAGCGGCAGCACCAAGGTGGAGTTCCGCAAGTAG
- a CDS encoding urea carboxylase-associated family protein, which produces MTQRIAPRSGVAVKLPRGALLTVIDPEGGQVSDMLAISADDPAEVLSNGRTFDYEETLRLTRGARLWSNRSRVMLTIIEDTAPHHDFLLTPCSYDTFRHFYPDKPLHRGCFGNLAEALAPHGLEPDHIPAAFNIFMNVPIAPDDTLAVLPPGTKPGDLIRFRAEMDLVVGLTACSAYASNGGTFKPIDFAVELPF; this is translated from the coding sequence ATGACCCAACGGATCGCGCCGCGCAGCGGCGTCGCCGTGAAATTGCCGCGCGGCGCTTTGCTGACCGTGATCGACCCTGAAGGGGGGCAGGTCAGCGATATGCTCGCCATTTCGGCAGACGATCCGGCGGAGGTCCTCTCCAACGGGCGAACCTTCGATTACGAGGAAACGCTGCGTCTGACACGCGGGGCGCGGCTGTGGTCCAACCGTTCGCGGGTGATGCTGACCATCATCGAAGACACCGCACCGCATCATGATTTCCTGCTGACGCCGTGTTCCTATGACACCTTCCGGCACTTCTATCCCGACAAGCCCCTTCACCGGGGGTGCTTCGGCAATCTGGCCGAGGCGCTGGCGCCTCACGGGCTGGAGCCGGACCATATCCCGGCAGCGTTCAATATCTTCATGAACGTGCCGATCGCGCCCGATGACACGCTGGCGGTGCTGCCGCCCGGAACGAAGCCGGGTGACCTGATCCGGTTCCGGGCAGAGATGGATCTGGTGGTCGGCCTGACCGCCTGTTCGGCCTATGCCTCCAACGGGGGTACCTTCAAGCCGATCGACTTCGCGGTCGAGCTGCCGTTCTGA